The following proteins are encoded in a genomic region of Liolophura sinensis isolate JHLJ2023 chromosome 7, CUHK_Ljap_v2, whole genome shotgun sequence:
- the LOC135471661 gene encoding uncharacterized protein LOC135471661 produces MDLYTVYVFVFLFVTTKALPSVTAECSENMGNYVMKAEVVIPDTDPFEYITFVKDGQELDGCSTQNGQITGTGTTGNPYTITITIDPNTPDVGSVDCGFVRVDRNYTWILKTVQTTPPVGEGLTYNFPIRCDYSDPASVIMVDGTGENVTRVELNHVTKTVELSVVKDDMTEYAAGEPYMLGDRVRLRIHVMEDGTGVYGYSCDACNTPNCGDLVYPLVDEEGCETPSFASILNGDVADTPVGTFMVPGNNGLKGMAFTREFSLFRFALTSEVYFRCNLGYCEDEANGFCSNHCAVVRGLRRRKRSSDRVISGDWMVSVITVTGEDGGHVIDHPDRPSIGDYSEVKHCLQEPEYIGVLAVLGTGFLGCIVVGSLISHKLNLK; encoded by the exons TAACGGCTGAGTGCTCGGAAAACATGGGTAATTACGTCATGAAAGCAGAAGTGGTCATTCCAGACACAGACCCCTTTGAGTACATTACATTTGTTAAAGATGGACAGGAGTTGGACGGCTGCAGCACACAAAACGGACAGATTACAGGAACAGGAACAACTGGCAACCCTTACACTATTACTATTACCATAGACCCAAATACTCCTGACGTCGGTTCCGTTGACTGCGGATTTGTGCGC GTGGACAGAAACTACACCTGGATATTGAAAACTGTGCAAACAACGCCTCCAGTTGGAGAGGGTTTGACTTACAATTTTCCTATCAGATGCGATTATAGTGATCCTGCCTCTGTCATTATGGTCGACGGCAC agGCGAAAACGTTACACGAGTAGAACTGAATCACGTAACTAAGACCGTAGAGCTTAGCGTTGTCAAGGATGACATGACAGAATATGCTGCGGGTGAGCCTTACATGCTCGGTGACAGGGTACGACTAAGAATTCATGTCATGGAAG ATGGTACGGGAGTTTATGGTTACAGTTGTGATGCCTGTAACACGCCGAATTGTGGCGACCTGGTCTATCCACTTGTTGATGAGGAAGG GTGTGAGACGCCGTCATTTGCATCAATCCTTAACGGTGACGTCGCAGACACTCCAGTCGGCACGTTCATGGTTCCGGGTAATAACGGGTTAAAAGGGATGGCTTTTACTAGAGAATTCTCTCTCTTTCGCTTCGCTCTTACAAGTGAAGTCTACTTCAGATGCAACTTGGGATACTGTGAGGATGAAGCCAATGGTTTCTGTTCAAAT caCTGTGCTGTGGTAAGAGGTCTCCGAAGGCGAAAGCGGTCTTCCGATAGGGTCATTTCCGGTGACTGGATGGTTAGCGTAATAACTGTGACTGGAGAAGATGGAGGGCATGTCATTG ATCACCCTGATCGACCGAGCATTGGAGACTATTCAGAAGTGAAGCATTGTTTGCAGGAGCCTGAATACATCGGAGTACTTGCCGTTTTGGGAACAGGGTTTCTAGGATGCATTGTGGTTGGATCATTAATAAGCCACAAGCTGaacttgaaataa